The following is a genomic window from uncultured Hyphomonas sp..
TTCACCCACTTCAAGGCAAAGGGCGAGCTGGCGCGCAGCCTGGCTGCTGGCGAACTGGATGATTTTCGGGACCGGGCGTTTCAGAGCCGGACCAGCCAGACCGTGTTCGAATTCATGTTGTCCGAAGCCATGGCGCTGGCAAAGATGCTGGAGGCGAGCCGCAAGCCTGCCCACACATTATGGTATGCTCTCGCCACGGATGATGAGCTGGCCTTCGCATGGTCGGAATATGACCGGGAACGCAAATCCGTGATCGCCGGTTATGTGGCGGCAGAGTTCGGTCTGGACCGTGGAAAGGATTTACGCGCCGATCTCGTGGCCGGGCTGCTGCTGGAGAGCGCCTCTCTGCCGCTCCAGAGATGGGTGGAAGATCCGCGCCGGGGCGGGCCT
Proteins encoded in this region:
- a CDS encoding TetR/AcrR family transcriptional regulator is translated as MGAVSQPDAEIRYPRRTERRRKTRAKLLEVAAGLFSTEGYGPTTMQAIADGADVHVTTLFTHFKAKGELARSLAAGELDDFRDRAFQSRTSQTVFEFMLSEAMALAKMLEASRKPAHTLWYALATDDELAFAWSEYDRERKSVIAGYVAAEFGLDRGKDLRADLVAGLLLESASLPLQRWVEDPRRGGPAAEVKKALRMAEVAARALLGKAA